The following proteins come from a genomic window of Acidobacteriota bacterium:
- a CDS encoding class I SAM-dependent methyltransferase: protein MNQSPLQELASLARCPYTGDRLQAVPADAFAEHLTAEAFRQRPPETSAALISAAAGLAFPVVRGVARFLESDGLALRQGRDLPAPIGDSATRDAVQSWYEDFGWQPTDDGSCGDTALFSQQGHEGHGFYEAHSHLRPLEHLVGGAYLLDAASGPIAHPEYLAYSWYHRRRVCVDLSLAALETVSARLGAHALCLRADLRRLPFADDSFQGVVSGYTVQHVAAQDQEGALAELYRVLAPGHRLCVMTNLAPGLPARLLRALLRRWPDRPAAGGGAAGDDAAPLYCHLQNRPWWRHQGRRLGAGLEIRTLRLLQRDEFRKLFASSTPAARRVLACEAAFPRLLAPFAEYGLVTLAKANSEALPTTSG from the coding sequence ATGAACCAAAGCCCTCTGCAGGAGCTCGCCAGCCTCGCGCGCTGTCCCTACACCGGCGACCGCCTTCAGGCGGTGCCAGCGGACGCCTTCGCGGAGCACCTCACCGCCGAGGCCTTCCGCCAGCGCCCGCCGGAGACCAGCGCTGCCCTGATCAGCGCTGCCGCCGGCCTGGCGTTTCCGGTGGTGCGGGGGGTGGCGCGCTTTCTGGAGAGCGATGGCCTCGCTCTGCGCCAAGGTCGAGACCTACCGGCGCCGATCGGCGACAGCGCAACTCGTGACGCGGTGCAGAGCTGGTACGAGGACTTCGGTTGGCAACCCACCGACGATGGCTCCTGCGGCGACACCGCCTTGTTCTCCCAGCAGGGGCACGAAGGGCACGGCTTCTACGAGGCCCACTCCCACCTGCGTCCCCTCGAGCACCTCGTGGGCGGCGCCTACCTCCTCGACGCCGCCAGCGGGCCGATCGCCCATCCCGAGTACCTCGCCTACTCCTGGTACCACCGTCGCCGGGTCTGCGTCGATCTCTCTCTGGCCGCTCTCGAAACGGTCAGCGCCCGGCTCGGCGCCCACGCCCTCTGCCTGCGCGCCGACCTGCGTCGTCTGCCCTTCGCCGACGACAGCTTTCAAGGGGTCGTCTCCGGATACACCGTGCAGCACGTAGCGGCCCAGGACCAGGAAGGCGCCCTCGCAGAGCTATACCGAGTGCTCGCTCCGGGGCACCGACTGTGCGTGATGACCAACCTCGCCCCCGGCCTGCCGGCCCGCCTGCTGCGGGCGCTACTGCGCCGCTGGCCCGACCGGCCCGCGGCCGGCGGCGGCGCGGCCGGCGACGACGCGGCGCCCCTCTACTGCCACCTCCAGAACCGCCCCTGGTGGCGTCACCAGGGGCGGCGCCTCGGTGCCGGCCTCGAGATCCGCACCCTGCGCCTGCTGCAGCGCGACGAGTTCCGCAAGCTCTTCGCGTCCTCGACGCCGGCGGCGCGGCGAGTTCTGGCTTGCGAAGCGGCCTTTCCGAGGCTGCTGGCTCCGTTTGCCGAGTACGGCCTCGTGACCCTCGCCAAGGCGAATTCGGAAGCCCTCCCGACTACCTCCGGATAG
- the hemE gene encoding uroporphyrinogen decarboxylase: MNDLFLRVCRGQPVPRPPIWIMRQAGRYMAEYRAIRQRVDFLTLCKTPELAAEVTLQPIDALGVDAAILFADILLPLEAMGAELVFAKGSGPVFPQPIRQRDDLARLQRPEVDASLGYVFEAIRVLRRELEGRVPLLGFGGTPWTLAAYLVEGKGSKQFPHLLAWSYRDPEGLALLLDHLAEVSADYLQGQVEAGAQAIQLFDSWGGLLSAERWQAIALPPLLKIIERLRGLANQVPLIFYIQGGPHLLETVGRQLPVDVISVDWRLSLAESRRRIGPEVAIQGNLDPTALLAPVEEIERLAGELVVAGRGTRHIVNLGHGILPMTPVEHARAFVRAVQGSASHS; the protein is encoded by the coding sequence GTGAACGATCTATTCCTCCGCGTCTGCCGCGGCCAGCCGGTCCCCCGACCCCCGATCTGGATCATGCGTCAGGCGGGTCGATATATGGCCGAATATCGCGCCATCCGTCAGCGGGTGGACTTCCTGACCCTGTGCAAGACACCGGAGCTCGCCGCCGAGGTGACGCTGCAACCGATCGACGCCCTGGGGGTGGATGCGGCGATCCTCTTCGCCGATATCCTGCTGCCCCTCGAGGCGATGGGAGCCGAGCTCGTCTTCGCCAAGGGCAGTGGGCCGGTCTTCCCGCAACCGATTCGCCAGCGCGACGACCTCGCCCGCCTGCAGCGGCCGGAGGTCGACGCTTCCCTGGGCTACGTCTTCGAAGCCATTCGTGTGCTCCGTCGGGAGCTCGAGGGCAGGGTCCCGCTGCTCGGCTTCGGCGGCACCCCCTGGACCCTGGCGGCCTACCTGGTCGAGGGCAAGGGCTCGAAGCAGTTTCCCCATCTCCTGGCTTGGAGCTACCGTGACCCGGAGGGCTTGGCGTTGCTGCTCGATCACCTCGCCGAGGTCTCGGCCGACTACCTCCAGGGTCAGGTCGAAGCCGGGGCCCAGGCGATTCAGCTGTTCGATAGCTGGGGTGGCCTGCTGTCCGCCGAACGCTGGCAGGCGATCGCCCTGCCACCACTGCTCAAGATCATCGAGCGCCTGCGCGGTTTGGCGAATCAAGTTCCCCTGATCTTCTATATCCAGGGTGGCCCGCACTTGCTGGAGACGGTGGGACGCCAGCTACCGGTCGATGTCATCTCCGTCGACTGGCGTCTGTCCCTCGCCGAGTCGCGCCGTCGCATCGGCCCCGAGGTCGCCATCCAGGGCAATCTCGATCCCACCGCCCTGCTCGCACCGGTCGAGGAGATCGAGCGCCTCGCCGGCGAGCTGGTGGTCGCCGGTCGCGGCACCCGTCACATCGTCAACCTCGGCCACGGGATTCTTCCCATGACCCCGGTCGAGCACGCCCGCGCCTTCGTGCGAGCGGTGCAAGGAAGCGCCTCCCATTCCTGA
- a CDS encoding sulfatase, with protein MVMIDTLRSDHLPSYGYDRDTAPFLARLAREGIQLQGYSASSWTRPSVATFLTGLHPERHQALSRSDVLPAEAAYLPHLLQDRGFGTAAFVGNMNVGRKWGFDRGFAAFRQSRGARKLDARRVTDWALAMAEELQPPYFLYAHYIDPHDPYQPRRPWGAEQDVPRDQLLQPRRFDQGEPFGEPELERLRAGYDGEIREMDTEIERLFQHLETSGKLDETLVVVTSDHGEEFGEHGGLKHGQTLFEEVLQVPFILWAQPALEPYRSSAPFHQVDFLPTILAALGQPIPADLDGRDRWPEVASGRLEAGDSMLFHLDLDRRGALALTTPSHKLIHRSGKPHDLLFDLRRDPDEQQGWSTLDRRGESLRRERIERHNELTARAFGRATEDLDDELREGLAALGYLQIDTPDEELRERTIPPELHPRRGLRKQP; from the coding sequence GTGGTGATGATCGACACCCTGCGCAGCGACCATCTGCCGAGCTACGGCTACGATCGCGACACCGCCCCCTTCCTCGCCCGCCTGGCGCGGGAGGGCATTCAGCTCCAGGGCTACTCGGCGTCGTCCTGGACCCGCCCCTCGGTGGCGACCTTTCTCACCGGCCTCCACCCGGAGCGCCATCAGGCCCTCAGCCGCAGTGACGTGCTGCCGGCGGAGGCCGCCTACCTGCCGCACTTGCTGCAGGATCGAGGCTTCGGGACCGCCGCCTTCGTCGGCAACATGAACGTCGGACGCAAGTGGGGCTTCGATCGCGGCTTCGCGGCCTTCCGGCAGTCCCGCGGCGCCCGCAAGCTCGACGCTCGCCGGGTCACCGACTGGGCCCTGGCGATGGCCGAAGAGCTGCAGCCGCCGTACTTCCTCTACGCCCACTACATCGATCCCCACGACCCTTACCAGCCGCGGCGACCGTGGGGCGCCGAGCAGGACGTTCCCCGCGACCAGCTCCTGCAGCCGCGACGCTTCGACCAGGGCGAGCCCTTCGGTGAACCGGAGCTCGAACGCCTGCGCGCCGGCTACGATGGCGAAATCCGCGAGATGGACACCGAGATCGAGCGCCTCTTCCAGCACCTCGAGACCAGCGGCAAGCTCGACGAGACGCTGGTCGTGGTGACGTCCGATCACGGCGAAGAGTTCGGTGAGCACGGTGGCCTGAAGCACGGACAGACCTTGTTCGAGGAGGTTCTGCAGGTCCCCTTCATCCTCTGGGCACAGCCGGCCCTCGAGCCCTATCGCTCGTCCGCCCCCTTTCACCAGGTCGACTTTCTGCCCACCATCTTGGCGGCCCTCGGCCAGCCCATACCGGCCGATCTCGATGGTCGAGATCGTTGGCCAGAGGTCGCTTCCGGCCGTCTCGAGGCTGGCGATTCGATGCTCTTCCACCTCGACCTCGATCGCCGCGGCGCCCTCGCCCTGACCACCCCCAGCCACAAGCTGATCCATCGCTCCGGGAAGCCTCACGATCTGCTCTTCGATCTCCGCCGAGATCCCGACGAGCAGCAAGGCTGGAGCACCCTCGATCGGCGCGGCGAGAGCCTTCGTCGAGAGCGCATCGAGCGCCACAACGAGCTCACCGCACGCGCCTTCGGCCGCGCCACCGAAGACCTCGACGACGAGCTCCGGGAAGGCCTCGCCGCCCTCGGCTATCTGCAGATCGATACCCCCGACGAGGAGCTCCGCGAGCGCACCATTCCTCCCGAGCTACACCCTCGCCGCGGCCTCCGGAAGCAACCCTGA